Proteins from a single region of Abyssalbus ytuae:
- a CDS encoding ABC transporter permease, with translation MLRNYFKIAWRNLIRNKSFSFLNIAGLSIGIAAAALILLWINFELGFDQFHQNKDRIYEVYNKYETEGKISCWNSTPKIMAKMIRQDFPEVESVVRTGWSYNFLFSSGEKRIKSTGTVVDKDFLDVFSFPLIKGNPETVFKEVNSVVITEKLAKKLFENENPLDKVVKIDDSDHFTVTGVLKDLPSNTTFDFEYLIPWSYLKQKGWEDEYWGNNSIFTYVMLKDGVSNASFAPKIKNLREKYDKESPRMETFLYPFSRSYLYSRFENGEESGGRIEIIRIFGFIAAFILLIACINFMNLSTARSEKRAKEVGVRKVVGAEKKYIIGQFLGESVFISFFAAVIALIIILIVLPLFNNLIERQLSIDFTNPWFWITGIGIILFTGVLAGSYPALYLSAFKPVVVLKGTFKKINTLITPRKVLVVVQFTFAIILIISTVVIRQQLKKAQNRQLGYSKDNLIYTFIEGEIEKNYPLIKEELLSSGIATSITKTSAPITECWSNSWGFEWKGKPENDRTTIDRFIADEAIIKTTGLELIQGRDFNLSDYPTDSTAVILNESAVNLMKFKNPLGQIIKDNGTDWHVVGVIKDFVMRSPFESVKPMVIEGAKAWFEVIHIKLSDLKSTSENLAAAEKVFKKYNPEYPFNFRFVDSEYAKKFNNEKRTGKLAGLFTMLTIIISCLGLFGLASYMAENRIKEIGIRKVLGASVSNITALLSAEFIKLVAIAFVIASPIAWYSMNKWLNNYAYQVKISWLFFAAAGILAILIALITVSFQAIKAAIANPVKSLKTE, from the coding sequence ATGCTCAGAAATTATTTTAAAATAGCGTGGCGGAATCTTATTCGAAACAAAAGCTTTTCGTTCCTTAACATTGCCGGCCTCTCAATAGGAATAGCTGCCGCAGCTCTTATACTTCTATGGATAAACTTTGAATTGGGGTTCGACCAGTTTCACCAAAATAAGGACCGCATCTATGAGGTGTATAATAAATATGAAACGGAAGGGAAAATCTCCTGTTGGAATTCAACTCCTAAAATAATGGCTAAAATGATACGGCAGGATTTTCCTGAAGTCGAAAGTGTGGTGCGTACAGGCTGGTCATATAACTTCTTATTTTCAAGTGGGGAAAAAAGGATCAAATCAACAGGTACTGTTGTCGATAAGGATTTTTTAGATGTATTTAGCTTTCCTCTGATAAAAGGAAATCCGGAAACGGTTTTTAAGGAAGTTAACTCGGTAGTCATCACCGAAAAACTAGCTAAAAAACTGTTTGAAAATGAAAATCCTCTGGACAAAGTTGTTAAAATTGACGATTCAGATCATTTTACCGTTACCGGAGTATTAAAAGATCTTCCCTCAAACACCACTTTTGATTTTGAATATTTAATCCCCTGGTCATATTTAAAACAAAAAGGATGGGAAGATGAATATTGGGGCAACAATTCCATCTTTACATATGTGATGCTTAAAGATGGAGTAAGTAATGCTTCATTTGCGCCAAAAATTAAAAATTTACGGGAAAAATATGACAAGGAGTCTCCTCGTATGGAAACCTTTCTATATCCCTTTTCCCGTTCTTATCTTTATTCCAGGTTTGAAAATGGGGAAGAATCCGGGGGAAGAATAGAAATAATCAGAATATTCGGTTTTATTGCCGCTTTTATTTTACTTATTGCCTGTATCAACTTTATGAACCTCAGCACAGCACGAAGTGAAAAAAGAGCTAAGGAAGTAGGCGTTAGAAAAGTAGTGGGCGCAGAAAAAAAATACATTATCGGACAATTCCTGGGAGAATCTGTATTTATTTCATTCTTTGCTGCTGTTATAGCTCTTATCATTATACTTATTGTATTGCCTTTATTTAATAATCTGATTGAGAGACAACTTTCCATCGATTTTACCAACCCATGGTTCTGGATAACCGGAATTGGTATTATTCTCTTTACCGGTGTTCTGGCCGGAAGTTACCCTGCTTTATATCTTTCAGCTTTTAAACCCGTAGTCGTATTAAAAGGTACATTTAAAAAAATAAATACTCTTATCACCCCCCGAAAAGTTCTGGTAGTAGTTCAATTTACATTTGCCATTATCCTTATTATCTCTACAGTGGTAATAAGACAACAATTAAAAAAAGCCCAAAACCGACAATTAGGTTATTCCAAAGACAATCTTATTTACACTTTCATTGAAGGTGAAATAGAAAAAAATTACCCGCTTATTAAGGAGGAGCTATTATCATCCGGTATTGCCACATCGATAACCAAAACAAGTGCTCCTATTACTGAATGCTGGAGTAACAGCTGGGGATTTGAATGGAAAGGCAAACCAGAAAATGACAGAACAACTATAGACCGTTTTATTGCTGATGAAGCCATAATAAAAACTACAGGCCTGGAATTGATACAGGGACGTGATTTTAATTTATCAGACTATCCGACAGACTCTACAGCCGTTATCCTTAATGAGTCAGCGGTAAACCTCATGAAGTTTAAAAACCCTCTTGGTCAGATTATTAAAGATAACGGAACCGACTGGCATGTAGTGGGGGTTATTAAAGATTTTGTCATGAGGTCGCCCTTTGAATCGGTGAAACCGATGGTTATAGAAGGGGCCAAAGCCTGGTTTGAAGTTATACATATTAAATTGAGTGATCTGAAATCCACTTCTGAAAACCTGGCAGCAGCCGAGAAAGTTTTTAAGAAGTATAATCCCGAATATCCCTTCAATTTCCGGTTTGTTGACAGCGAATACGCCAAAAAATTCAACAATGAAAAAAGAACCGGCAAACTGGCAGGTTTATTCACTATGCTTACCATCATCATTTCCTGCCTGGGTTTATTTGGCTTGGCAAGTTATATGGCCGAAAACAGGATTAAAGAAATAGGAATCAGAAAAGTACTGGGTGCTTCCGTAAGTAATATTACGGCTTTGCTTTCTGCAGAATTTATAAAACTGGTAGCAATTGCTTTTGTTATTGCTTCTCCCATTGCTTGGTATTCTATGAATAAATGGCTAAACAACTACGCCTACCAAGTAAAAATATCATGGTTATTTTTTGCTGCAGCTGGCATTTTAGCTATCCTCATCGCCTTAATTACGGTTAGCTTTCAGGCAATCAAAGCAGCCATTGCAAACCCTGTAAAGAGTTTAAAAACGGAGTAA